In Phycisphaerae bacterium, the following are encoded in one genomic region:
- a CDS encoding response regulator, whose amino-acid sequence MSLRGKTLIIIGATIVGLVVLSCALAQRILLQSHADLEAREVRHDLARVQASLADVVTTLHSKAIDWANWDDTYAFVEDHNEPYVVSNLGDITLVNLRIGLMAIIDRQGRTVYSNAVDLETEKGLGRPASLGSLLERYPCLLAHQTPDDKVGGLAILPEGPLLVVSHPIVTSEGQGPVRGALIMARELDGAELARLGEVTKLAIDLRRSEGSALPDDFAEAAAELTDAEDTAILPLSEEQVAGYAWMKDLSGRPVLLLKVATPRAIYGQGVSSMRLFAGYLVLTVTVLGAAMLGVLEVLVLRPLSRLGASVRQIAVSGDVSSRLPVTSRDELGTLTEDINDMLWALCESEERLKMVQFSVDRAGDLVFWIGPDARFHYVNEAACRSLGYSRDELLSMTVHQLDPGFPEAAWPEHWELLKKSGSMTFQSSHRTRDGVLIPMEITANYLRYGGKEYNCAFARDVSGRKRAESQLAEERRRLEFILEVTNTRINITDAQYALHYVDQAWQKVYGDPAGRKCYEYFMGRDRPCEGCGIPKALGTKEIQITEETLPREGNRPIQVHTIPFQDMSGQWLVAEFNVDITARKQAENQIRDALEESKELNRVLEEQTAKARQLAAMAEAATRAKSEFLANMSHEIRTPMNGILGMVQLLQDTPLNDIQRDYLDTACGSAESLLRIINDILDFSKIEAGRLELDRIGFSLRQCVAETLRPLTLEAERKGLALRQEFADEVEDAVVGDPGLLRQILTNLVANAVKFTDAGEVVVRVESELREPERVRLRFAVRDTGIGIPPEKQDVIFNAFEQVDASTSRRYGGTGLGLAITALLVEKMGGRIWVENDAGQGSNFRMVLEFLRQPAGMSGQTGPAAPAAEPSTTENTANGPLRILLVEDNAVDRKLMLKMLKRWGHTTDTAENGRAALEALDREAFDLVLMDVQMPEMDGLEATRSIREKERETGGHVPIVAMTAHALKGDREKCLAAGMDGYVTKPVRMPELLEAIQRFGGTPVGAK is encoded by the coding sequence ATGTCGCTACGCGGGAAGACCCTGATCATCATCGGGGCGACGATCGTCGGCCTGGTGGTGCTGTCTTGCGCCTTGGCGCAGCGGATACTCCTGCAGAGTCATGCGGACCTGGAGGCGAGGGAGGTCCGTCATGACCTGGCGAGGGTGCAGGCGAGCCTGGCGGACGTGGTGACCACGCTGCACAGCAAGGCCATCGACTGGGCGAACTGGGATGACACGTACGCATTCGTTGAAGACCACAACGAACCCTACGTCGTGAGCAACCTGGGCGATATCACCCTGGTCAATCTGCGGATCGGCCTGATGGCGATCATCGACCGGCAGGGGCGGACGGTCTACTCCAATGCCGTTGATCTGGAGACGGAGAAGGGCCTGGGGCGGCCAGCCAGCCTGGGCTCGCTGCTGGAGCGTTACCCGTGCCTGCTCGCCCACCAGACACCCGACGACAAGGTCGGCGGCCTGGCGATACTGCCCGAAGGGCCGCTCCTGGTGGTCTCGCACCCGATCGTGACCAGCGAAGGACAAGGACCGGTCCGCGGAGCGTTGATCATGGCCCGCGAGCTGGACGGGGCGGAACTGGCCCGGCTGGGCGAAGTGACCAAGCTGGCGATCGATCTGCGGCGAAGCGAGGGTTCGGCGTTGCCCGACGATTTCGCCGAGGCGGCTGCGGAGCTCACGGACGCCGAGGACACGGCGATCCTTCCATTGAGCGAAGAGCAGGTGGCGGGATACGCCTGGATGAAGGACCTTTCGGGCCGGCCGGTCCTGCTCCTGAAGGTGGCGACTCCGCGTGCGATCTATGGGCAGGGCGTATCGAGCATGCGGCTGTTCGCGGGTTACCTGGTGTTGACCGTGACGGTACTGGGCGCGGCGATGCTGGGGGTGCTGGAGGTGCTTGTGCTTCGTCCGCTGTCGCGGCTGGGGGCGAGCGTCCGGCAGATTGCGGTAAGCGGCGACGTTTCCTCGCGGCTGCCGGTGACGAGCCGCGACGAACTGGGAACGCTGACCGAGGACATCAACGATATGCTTTGGGCGCTCTGCGAGTCGGAGGAACGTCTGAAGATGGTGCAGTTTTCGGTGGATCGCGCCGGCGACTTGGTCTTCTGGATCGGGCCCGACGCCCGCTTCCACTACGTCAACGAGGCCGCGTGCCGCAGTCTGGGCTACTCCCGGGACGAGCTTCTGTCGATGACGGTACACCAACTCGATCCCGGATTCCCCGAGGCGGCCTGGCCGGAGCACTGGGAACTGCTTAAGAAAAGCGGATCGATGACCTTCCAATCCTCCCACAGGACCCGCGACGGCGTCCTGATTCCGATGGAGATCACCGCGAACTATCTGCGATACGGCGGCAAGGAGTACAACTGCGCCTTCGCCCGGGACGTTTCGGGGCGCAAGCGGGCGGAGAGCCAACTGGCTGAAGAACGCAGGCGGCTGGAGTTCATCCTGGAAGTGACCAACACGAGGATCAATATCACGGATGCGCAGTATGCTCTGCACTACGTCGACCAGGCCTGGCAAAAGGTCTACGGCGATCCGGCCGGACGGAAATGTTATGAGTATTTCATGGGTCGCGACCGCCCCTGCGAGGGATGCGGAATCCCCAAGGCGCTGGGCACCAAGGAGATCCAAATCACCGAGGAAACGCTTCCCAGGGAGGGCAATCGCCCCATCCAGGTGCATACCATCCCCTTCCAGGATATGTCCGGCCAATGGCTGGTTGCCGAATTCAATGTCGATATCACGGCGAGAAAGCAGGCGGAGAATCAGATCAGAGACGCTTTGGAGGAGTCGAAAGAGCTCAACCGCGTTCTTGAGGAGCAGACGGCCAAAGCCAGGCAACTGGCCGCGATGGCGGAGGCGGCGACCCGGGCCAAGAGCGAGTTTCTGGCCAACATGAGCCACGAGATCCGGACTCCCATGAACGGCATCCTGGGCATGGTCCAGCTTCTCCAGGATACGCCCCTGAACGACATCCAGCGGGACTACCTGGACACGGCGTGCGGTTCGGCGGAGTCGCTGTTGCGAATCATCAACGACATTCTGGACTTTTCCAAGATCGAGGCGGGTCGGCTGGAACTGGACCGGATCGGGTTCAGCCTGCGTCAGTGCGTCGCTGAGACGCTGAGGCCGCTGACGCTGGAAGCCGAGCGGAAGGGTCTGGCATTGCGGCAGGAATTCGCCGACGAAGTTGAGGATGCCGTGGTGGGCGATCCGGGGCTGCTGCGACAGATTCTGACCAACCTGGTGGCCAACGCGGTCAAGTTCACCGACGCGGGCGAGGTGGTGGTGCGGGTCGAGTCTGAGCTGCGGGAACCCGAGCGGGTGCGGCTGCGGTTCGCGGTGCGGGATACGGGGATCGGCATTCCGCCTGAGAAGCAGGATGTGATTTTTAACGCCTTCGAGCAGGTGGATGCGTCCACCAGCCGCAGGTACGGCGGGACGGGCCTTGGCCTGGCGATTACCGCCCTGCTGGTCGAGAAGATGGGCGGGCGGATATGGGTTGAGAACGACGCCGGGCAAGGGAGCAACTTCCGCATGGTCCTGGAGTTTCTGCGCCAGCCGGCGGGGATGTCCGGCCAGACCGGGCCGGCGGCGCCCGCGGCCGAGCCGTCAACGACCGAGAACACCGCGAATGGGCCGCTGCGGATCCTGCTGGTCGAGGACAACGCGGTCGACCGGAAGCTGATGCTCAAGATGCTGAAACGATGGGGTCATACGACCGACACGGCTGAGAACGGCCGGGCGGCTCTGGAGGCATTGGATCGCGAGGCGTTCGACCTGGTGCTGATGGACGTCCAGATGCCGGAGATGGACGGTCTGGAGGCCACGCGAAGCATCCGGGAAAAGGAACGGGAGACCGGAGGGCACGTGCCGATCGTCGCGATGACCGCCCATGCCCTCAAGGGCGACCGGGAGAAGTGCCTGGCCGCGGGAATGGACGGGTACGTGACCAAGCCGGTGCGCATGCCGGAACTTCTGGAGGCCATTCAGCGCTTCGGCGGCACGCCGGTCGGCGCCAAGTAG
- a CDS encoding mechanosensitive ion channel family protein: MIEMLREYLVSLGLADRLALLVVRSVAVLAIAVIALAANWIARRFLLRVIGRFIAATRARWDDVLVRRRVFDRLAHLAPAVIVHVLTPVLLPGLREETQSLIQRVVLAYVAVIVILILDALIDVIHDVYQSLQIAREKPIKSYLQVANIALYFLGLVFVVAILMQQSPWKFLTGLGALTAVLLLVFKDAILGFVASIQIAANQMVRRGDWIAMEKYGADGDVIDISLTTVKVQNWDKTVTTIPTYALISDSFKNWRGMAESGGRRIKRAICIDMTSVRFCTPEMLAKFSRIHRLTDYIERKRTEIAEYNAQHNVDPSVAVNGRRMTNLGTFRAYVENYLRHHPRIHKNMTFMVRQLDPTPCGLPIEIYAFSNDQAWVSYESIQADIFDHVLAVVPEFDLRVFQYPSGADIQALLAR; encoded by the coding sequence ATGATCGAAATGCTCCGGGAGTACCTCGTCTCGCTCGGCCTGGCCGACCGCCTGGCCCTGCTGGTCGTCCGGTCCGTCGCCGTCCTGGCGATCGCCGTGATCGCCCTGGCCGCCAACTGGATCGCCAGGCGGTTCCTGCTGCGGGTCATCGGCCGGTTCATCGCCGCCACCCGCGCCCGCTGGGACGACGTGCTCGTGCGGCGCCGCGTCTTCGACCGCCTTGCGCACCTGGCCCCCGCGGTCATCGTCCACGTCCTGACGCCCGTCCTGCTGCCCGGCCTCCGCGAGGAAACGCAGTCGCTGATCCAGCGGGTGGTGCTCGCCTACGTGGCCGTCATCGTCATCCTCATCCTCGACGCCCTCATCGACGTCATCCACGACGTCTACCAGAGCCTCCAGATTGCCCGCGAAAAGCCGATCAAGAGCTACCTCCAGGTCGCCAACATCGCGCTCTACTTCCTCGGCCTCGTGTTCGTGGTCGCCATCCTGATGCAGCAGTCGCCCTGGAAGTTCCTCACCGGCCTCGGCGCCCTGACCGCCGTGCTCCTGCTCGTCTTCAAGGACGCCATCCTCGGCTTTGTCGCCAGCATTCAGATCGCCGCCAACCAGATGGTCCGCCGCGGCGACTGGATCGCCATGGAAAAATACGGAGCCGACGGCGACGTGATCGACATCTCGCTGACCACCGTCAAGGTCCAGAACTGGGACAAGACCGTCACCACCATCCCGACCTACGCCCTCATCTCCGACTCCTTCAAGAACTGGCGCGGCATGGCCGAGTCCGGCGGACGCCGGATCAAACGCGCCATCTGCATCGACATGACCAGCGTCCGCTTCTGCACGCCGGAGATGCTCGCCAAGTTCTCACGCATCCACCGTCTGACCGACTACATCGAACGAAAGCGAACCGAGATCGCCGAGTACAACGCCCAGCACAACGTCGATCCGTCCGTCGCCGTCAACGGCCGGCGGATGACCAACCTGGGCACCTTCCGCGCCTACGTCGAAAACTACCTGCGCCACCACCCGCGAATCCACAAGAACATGACCTTCATGGTTCGCCAGCTCGATCCGACCCCTTGCGGATTGCCCATCGAAATCTACGCGTTCTCCAACGACCAGGCGTGGGTCAGCTATGAGAGCATCCAAGCCGACATCTTCGACCACGTCCTCGCCGTGGTCCCCGAGTTCGACCTGCGGGTCTTTCAGTACCCCTCCGGCGCTGACATCCAGGCCCTCCTGGCCCGGTAG